The following are encoded together in the Ralstonia insidiosa genome:
- a CDS encoding TonB-dependent receptor, translated as MSQGKEGATLNTVVVTATRRREPAREVPMQINVVSAEELQKGGAKTMSDFLSSEPGVDLNTAGGAGSGQISMRGVTTGEQTGPTVGVYVDDVAFGGSTVFSQGATFALDMSLLDLNHIEILRGPQGTLYGAGAMGGLLKYVTNEPDSSEFSGQASAGLSVTKHGGVNNSANAVLNLPLKTDVAAARISMFSQHDAGYVNAVGPQAGSRVDRSDTYGARASFLLTPTSELTLRLTALTQNINRNAPNYVAYGKNGQPVDGDLTTRLFATEPFHQNVQLYSAGVEYEFGWARANSITSYQSMRSDAPQDLSVVYVPLLNGLGLNVNSVVAKNVATTNKFTQEFRLTSPGNRTLEWLAGVFYTRERSDASQGLITTLSDGTIGPNLTALEAPSTYSEYAAYGDLTYHLTSRLSLTGGLRVAHNTQEYQQTMFGALAGPTQTITAPSSDTSKTYMLTASYALTKDSNVYLRAASGYRPGGPNALLVDPVTGLPSSGNPTFRPDTLWTYEAGYKADLLDKRMSVAATVYDIQWKNIQQFGAVNGVNQVLNAGDARIRGLELSSAFRPNRHWNLGLSVSLIDAKLTTGNASTGTNSGDPLPNSARVAATLSASYLFAVNGYPAYAGVSQRFVGSRHAGFGSNTGRPDYPLPGYAMTDLQAGLDFKKFSLAFYVRNLFDRRALLAAGTSLVPMGGPALVSVAQPRTIGATLTVPF; from the coding sequence GTGTCGCAGGGTAAGGAGGGCGCCACCCTCAACACGGTGGTGGTGACCGCAACGCGCCGCCGGGAGCCCGCACGTGAAGTGCCGATGCAGATCAACGTGGTCTCGGCTGAAGAGCTGCAGAAAGGTGGCGCGAAGACGATGTCCGACTTCCTGTCTTCGGAACCCGGTGTGGATCTGAACACGGCAGGCGGCGCCGGCTCCGGGCAGATCAGCATGCGCGGCGTGACGACAGGCGAGCAGACCGGGCCGACCGTTGGCGTGTATGTCGATGACGTGGCATTTGGCGGGAGCACGGTGTTCTCCCAGGGCGCGACGTTCGCGCTCGACATGAGCCTGCTGGACCTCAACCACATCGAGATTCTGCGGGGCCCGCAAGGAACACTGTACGGTGCGGGCGCGATGGGCGGTCTGCTCAAGTACGTGACCAACGAGCCGGATTCCAGCGAGTTCTCGGGCCAGGCGTCTGCAGGCCTTTCCGTGACAAAGCACGGCGGCGTGAACAACTCTGCCAACGCCGTGTTGAACCTTCCGCTGAAGACCGATGTTGCGGCGGCACGGATCTCGATGTTCAGCCAGCACGACGCAGGCTATGTCAATGCCGTGGGACCACAGGCGGGTTCACGTGTTGACCGCAGCGATACCTACGGCGCGCGCGCGTCGTTCCTGCTGACGCCCACGAGTGAGTTGACGCTGCGCTTGACCGCGTTGACGCAGAACATCAACCGCAATGCACCGAACTACGTTGCCTATGGCAAAAATGGGCAACCTGTGGACGGCGATCTGACAACGCGGCTCTTTGCGACAGAGCCCTTTCATCAGAACGTCCAACTCTATTCCGCCGGGGTTGAGTACGAGTTCGGCTGGGCTCGCGCGAATTCGATCACGTCATACCAGTCGATGCGCTCTGACGCACCGCAAGACCTGTCGGTGGTGTATGTCCCGCTGCTCAACGGCCTGGGGCTCAATGTGAACTCCGTTGTCGCCAAGAACGTGGCGACGACGAACAAGTTCACACAGGAGTTTCGCCTGACTTCGCCCGGCAACCGGACGCTGGAATGGCTTGCCGGTGTGTTCTACACGCGCGAGCGCAGTGACGCGAGCCAAGGGCTCATCACGACGTTGTCCGACGGCACCATTGGCCCGAACCTGACTGCGCTTGAAGCCCCGAGCACCTACAGCGAGTACGCGGCCTATGGCGATCTGACCTATCACCTGACTTCGCGTCTGTCGTTGACGGGTGGCTTGCGTGTCGCCCACAACACGCAGGAGTACCAGCAGACCATGTTTGGCGCGCTGGCAGGGCCGACGCAGACCATCACCGCACCCTCGTCGGATACCAGCAAGACGTACATGCTTACGGCGAGCTATGCGCTGACGAAGGACAGCAACGTCTATCTGCGTGCGGCCAGCGGGTATCGCCCAGGTGGGCCGAATGCGCTGCTGGTCGACCCCGTCACGGGGTTGCCTTCGTCCGGGAATCCCACGTTCCGCCCCGATACGCTGTGGACCTATGAGGCTGGCTACAAGGCCGATCTGTTGGACAAGCGCATGTCGGTCGCGGCAACGGTGTACGACATCCAGTGGAAGAACATCCAGCAGTTCGGCGCGGTCAATGGCGTCAACCAGGTGCTCAATGCCGGCGATGCAAGGATCAGAGGGTTGGAGCTCTCAAGCGCGTTTCGCCCGAATCGCCACTGGAACCTCGGGCTGAGCGTGTCGCTCATCGACGCAAAACTGACCACGGGCAATGCCAGCACGGGCACCAATTCGGGTGATCCGCTTCCGAACTCTGCCCGGGTTGCCGCCACGCTATCGGCCAGCTACCTCTTCGCGGTGAATGGGTATCCCGCCTACGCAGGGGTCAGCCAGCGGTTTGTCGGCAGTCGCCACGCAGGCTTTGGTAGCAATACAGGTCGCCCGGACTATCCCCTGCCGGGCTATGCCATGACGGATCTGCAGGCGGGGCTCGACTTCAAGAAGTTCAGCCTCGCGTTCTACGTCCGCAACCTGTTTGACCGTCGTGCCTTGCTTGCGGCGGGTACGTCGCTGGTTCCGATGGGTGGCCCCGCGCTGGTCAGCGTGGCACAGCCTCGCACGATCGGCGCAACGCTGACGGTTCCCTTCTAA
- a CDS encoding ATP-binding protein: MHKPSFDSAFYRLLFVMLTMVLMTQVGASLAVWRLYSDAAFKPPPGMSVPLQVFLAVLIQLVPLLISAWIGARMLAAPFRSLAHGAAELANNIDAPPIREAGPIEARQAAQVFNSMQAAIRRQMSERNRFLAAVSHDLRTPLTRMRLRLRTLEDWELNDRLQSDIDEMTQLLDATLSFLRNAEVVEASSPVDINALVDAIAEDAAERGQRVTISGEIRAVMAQPLGLKRCLTNLVTNAIRYGEEAHIRLTDGPSFICIDVADRGPGIPEALLARVLEPFYRLESSRNKDTGGTGLGLAIASDIVKRHNGSLELHNDPAGGLIATVKLPRR; this comes from the coding sequence ATGCACAAGCCATCATTTGATTCCGCGTTCTATCGTTTGCTGTTCGTGATGCTGACGATGGTGCTGATGACTCAGGTCGGTGCCAGTCTCGCCGTGTGGCGGCTCTACAGCGATGCGGCGTTCAAGCCGCCTCCGGGCATGAGCGTTCCGTTACAGGTATTTCTGGCCGTGCTGATCCAGTTGGTGCCGCTATTGATCTCGGCCTGGATCGGCGCACGCATGCTCGCGGCACCCTTTCGTTCGTTGGCCCATGGGGCTGCCGAATTGGCGAACAACATCGACGCACCGCCCATCCGCGAAGCCGGCCCCATCGAAGCGCGACAGGCGGCCCAGGTTTTCAACTCGATGCAAGCGGCCATACGGCGGCAGATGAGTGAGCGGAACCGATTCCTAGCCGCCGTCTCGCATGATTTGCGCACGCCATTGACACGCATGCGGCTACGCCTTCGCACGCTGGAAGACTGGGAGTTGAATGACCGGCTGCAGAGCGACATCGACGAGATGACGCAGTTGCTGGACGCCACGTTGTCGTTCTTGCGGAATGCGGAAGTCGTTGAAGCCTCCAGCCCGGTCGATATCAACGCGCTGGTGGACGCGATAGCGGAAGATGCCGCCGAACGCGGGCAGCGCGTCACCATCAGCGGCGAGATACGCGCGGTGATGGCGCAACCGCTTGGTTTGAAGCGATGCCTGACGAATCTGGTGACCAACGCCATCCGGTACGGTGAGGAAGCGCATATTCGCCTGACCGACGGACCCTCGTTCATCTGCATTGATGTGGCCGACCGTGGCCCAGGCATCCCCGAGGCGCTGTTGGCACGCGTGCTTGAACCGTTCTACCGGCTTGAGAGCTCGCGCAACAAGGACACCGGCGGCACGGGCCTCGGACTCGCCATCGCGAGCGACATCGTCAAGCGACACAACGGATCGCTTGAACTGCACAACGATCCGGCGGGCGGCTTGATCGCGACGGTGAAACTGCCGCGACGGTAG
- a CDS encoding serine hydrolase domain-containing protein, giving the protein MTYDRLDIRKQLDALLEPYNKADQPGLVVGVALRGDALYRRGFGLASIEHGTINTPATRMRIGSTSKHFTCLAALLLAEEGKLDVDAGIRTYIPELPFLAGNPTLRQLMTHTGGYRCYLDLWVLTQGVVTMPRGAALAAEVRQRDVNFRPGERMIYCNGGYHLLSLAIERVSGMPFESFLSERIFRVMGMVDTEAVADDMQIRPRMATQHVPDGKGGFIRGLFPSWEVRGEGGIVSTIDDMLRWTAHLRAPDKLGTQDMWRQMLTKPRYSSGAEGVYALGLMRTPHRNVELLHHAGGVFGGSCQMLTVAAHALDVVILTNGVPVDPIALATQIVDVVLGDEVLGAPRAAPLITHGHEALLGRYFSRADRAYCEVVDRDGHLAAVIHNQKHLALPLIETPEGLHIEDGTGGALMIRSVETSAGRVTAIELMDCGHASVLARLPDEAPPLSDAFAGMEGAYFSGDAAGHAGLTLSNGAMSMRLEGTMGGVNYRLVPVSEDVFMFEPADAQGFSTGVLTADRVNGRVSRFWLDTARTRNLTFSREI; this is encoded by the coding sequence ATGACATACGATCGATTGGATATCAGGAAGCAACTCGACGCGTTGCTGGAGCCGTACAACAAGGCGGACCAGCCGGGCCTCGTGGTCGGCGTTGCGTTGCGCGGGGATGCGCTGTACCGGCGCGGCTTCGGGCTGGCCAGTATTGAGCACGGCACCATCAACACGCCCGCAACGCGCATGCGGATCGGCTCGACGAGCAAGCACTTCACGTGCCTCGCCGCACTGCTCCTGGCAGAGGAGGGCAAGCTGGATGTTGACGCGGGCATCCGTACGTACATTCCGGAGCTACCGTTCCTCGCCGGCAATCCCACGCTCCGTCAGTTGATGACCCACACGGGTGGTTACCGCTGTTACCTGGACCTATGGGTGTTGACGCAGGGCGTGGTGACCATGCCTCGGGGCGCGGCGTTGGCGGCCGAGGTTCGCCAACGCGACGTCAACTTCCGCCCCGGAGAGCGGATGATCTACTGCAACGGCGGCTACCACCTCCTGTCGCTCGCCATTGAGCGCGTCAGCGGCATGCCGTTCGAGAGCTTCCTGTCGGAACGCATCTTCCGTGTGATGGGCATGGTCGATACCGAGGCCGTTGCCGACGATATGCAGATTCGGCCCCGCATGGCCACCCAGCATGTACCGGACGGAAAGGGTGGCTTTATTCGCGGCCTGTTCCCTTCGTGGGAAGTGCGTGGTGAAGGCGGTATCGTGTCCACCATCGATGACATGCTCCGTTGGACGGCCCATCTGCGCGCGCCTGACAAGCTTGGCACCCAAGACATGTGGCGGCAGATGCTGACCAAACCGCGCTATTCCAGCGGGGCCGAGGGCGTGTACGCGCTTGGGCTGATGCGCACCCCGCATCGCAATGTTGAACTGCTGCACCACGCCGGCGGCGTGTTCGGCGGCTCATGCCAGATGTTGACCGTGGCGGCGCATGCGCTCGATGTGGTGATTCTTACCAACGGCGTGCCGGTGGACCCGATTGCACTGGCAACGCAAATCGTCGACGTTGTCCTGGGCGACGAGGTACTCGGTGCACCGCGCGCCGCGCCACTGATCACTCATGGCCATGAAGCGCTGCTGGGCCGATACTTCTCGCGTGCCGATCGCGCGTACTGTGAGGTTGTCGATCGGGATGGGCACCTTGCCGCCGTGATCCACAACCAGAAGCACCTGGCGTTACCGCTGATCGAGACGCCAGAGGGCTTGCACATTGAGGACGGTACTGGTGGCGCGTTGATGATCCGATCCGTCGAAACGTCGGCTGGCCGCGTGACGGCGATCGAACTCATGGATTGCGGCCACGCATCGGTGCTGGCCAGGCTGCCAGATGAGGCACCGCCCCTCTCCGATGCCTTCGCCGGTATGGAGGGCGCTTACTTCAGCGGTGATGCCGCAGGCCATGCCGGGCTGACGCTTTCGAACGGCGCCATGTCGATGCGGCTTGAGGGCACGATGGGTGGCGTCAACTACCGGCTTGTCCCCGTCAGCGAAGACGTCTTCATGTTCGAGCCGGCAGATGCGCAAGGCTTCTCCACCGGCGTGCTGACCGCCGATCGTGTCAATGGACGTGTTTCGCGTTTCTGGCTGGATACCGCGCGCACGCGCAACCTCACGTTCTCGCGGGAGATTTGA
- a CDS encoding M81 family metallopeptidase produces the protein MKLFTAQLSTETNTFAPCPTGWGGFEESGIFHGDASLRAPQGMGFALAEARRLAERDGHEIVEGICAEAQPSGPTIRAVYESLRDEILGKLEAAQPLDGVLLLLHGAMVAEGYDDCEGDLLSRVRAIVGPEVPIAATLDPHCHFTERMRRSADILIAYKEYPHTDPIDRLREAYQLLLDTAAGKIRPTTGVYDCRMVGAWHTTSEPMATFVQRMKSLEGRDGVLSVSFGHGFPWGDVPEAGAKFWVVTDNNLAAATALATQLGHEFWALREATRPAWLDVDAGLDRALEVGSGPVVIGDVADNPGGGAPGDNTMILRRIIERQIANVAIGCFWDLGAIQICHDAGVGATFDLRLGGKCGVASADPLDLRVTVRALSDQHTQSISGLTIPFGRAVWLEAANGVDIVLASVRNQVVGVDAFTGLGIDFESKRLVVVKSTQHFQAEFAPRAKAILHIAAPGAVTPSFADLNYQRRDLNYWPRVSNPFEA, from the coding sequence ATGAAGCTATTCACCGCGCAACTTTCGACCGAAACGAATACGTTCGCGCCCTGCCCCACCGGCTGGGGCGGCTTTGAGGAATCGGGCATCTTCCACGGCGATGCAAGCCTGCGGGCCCCACAAGGCATGGGGTTCGCCCTTGCGGAAGCGCGGCGCCTTGCAGAGCGCGATGGGCATGAGATCGTCGAGGGCATCTGCGCAGAGGCACAACCATCAGGCCCCACGATTCGCGCCGTCTATGAATCGTTGCGAGACGAGATCCTTGGCAAGCTCGAAGCAGCCCAGCCGCTAGACGGTGTGCTCCTGCTGCTGCACGGCGCGATGGTCGCCGAAGGATACGACGACTGTGAAGGCGATCTGCTATCCCGGGTGCGTGCCATTGTCGGCCCCGAAGTGCCGATTGCCGCCACACTCGATCCGCACTGCCATTTCACGGAGCGCATGCGGCGCTCGGCGGACATCCTGATCGCCTACAAGGAGTATCCGCACACCGACCCCATCGACCGTTTGCGCGAAGCGTATCAACTGCTGCTCGACACCGCGGCAGGAAAGATCCGTCCCACGACAGGGGTCTACGACTGCCGCATGGTGGGTGCCTGGCACACCACCAGTGAGCCCATGGCTACGTTCGTTCAACGCATGAAATCGCTGGAAGGACGGGACGGCGTGTTGTCCGTGTCGTTCGGGCATGGGTTTCCGTGGGGCGATGTTCCGGAGGCCGGTGCAAAGTTCTGGGTCGTGACCGACAACAACCTCGCCGCTGCGACGGCGCTGGCCACGCAGCTTGGCCACGAATTCTGGGCCCTGCGCGAAGCCACGCGCCCTGCATGGCTCGACGTCGATGCCGGGCTGGACCGTGCCCTGGAAGTTGGCAGCGGCCCCGTCGTGATTGGCGACGTTGCCGACAACCCGGGTGGCGGAGCACCAGGAGACAACACGATGATCCTGCGCCGGATCATCGAGCGACAGATTGCCAACGTCGCCATCGGATGCTTCTGGGATCTCGGTGCGATCCAGATCTGTCACGACGCCGGCGTGGGCGCAACCTTCGACTTGCGCCTGGGTGGCAAATGCGGCGTGGCCTCCGCGGACCCGCTGGACCTGCGCGTGACCGTGCGTGCGCTGTCCGACCAACATACGCAAAGCATCTCGGGGCTGACCATTCCGTTTGGGCGCGCCGTTTGGCTCGAGGCTGCCAATGGGGTCGATATCGTTCTGGCCTCGGTACGCAACCAAGTGGTTGGCGTCGATGCGTTCACTGGCCTGGGGATCGATTTTGAAAGCAAGCGGCTGGTTGTCGTGAAATCGACCCAGCACTTTCAAGCCGAGTTCGCCCCGCGCGCCAAGGCGATCCTCCACATCGCAGCGCCAGGGGCTGTCACACCGAGCTTCGCCGATCTGAACTATCAGCGTCGCGACCTCAACTACTGGCCCCGCGTGTCGAACCCCTTCGAGGCGTAA
- a CDS encoding serine hydrolase domain-containing protein — MTSTSENRMHEALSALFRPYACSDGPGVVVGIAQHGERLYRKAFGMASLEHARALTTATRLRIGSVSKHFTCLAVLLLCEDGLLDADAGIGTYVPELSRAGSAPTLRQLMSHRGGQRCALDLALLTQGLAIPPRGATLAAQIRQRDENFRPGERMMYSNGGYHLLSLAIERASGMPFDAFLQARIFTPMGMHQTASIDSDMTVVPGIASFHLPDGNDGYLRGIFPSREILGEGSIVSTVDDMLRWTAHMHGDKTIGTDATWAQMLEMPVFSSGQRSHYALGLKQTNYRGVELTHHSGGVIGGTSHMVFCATHGLDVVLLSNGALDAPIDLAHRIVDIVLADVLSGDGPPIPVRASAHAARLGCYRSLDSDAVYALEDRDGALTLGGWLCAGKPLPLYPIEGSPTNDVAIEAGSDGAFSVHWGTRNAPDDLDHLRIAHCGHAETFQRLAEPPLMTADLAAAVCGIYESHDANARATIEPDPADRNALMLRMQGSAGGCDYRLTPIAENVFGMAPIAPLGFIDGIVTLSHGPSQPMTTGFRIDTQRSRRIAFTRAVGSWARYPDPCI; from the coding sequence ATGACAAGCACCTCAGAAAACCGCATGCACGAAGCGCTGTCGGCGCTGTTTCGCCCCTACGCGTGCAGCGATGGTCCGGGCGTGGTGGTCGGCATCGCACAGCATGGTGAACGGCTCTACCGGAAGGCATTCGGCATGGCGAGTCTGGAGCATGCACGAGCGCTGACCACCGCCACGCGCCTGCGTATCGGCTCTGTCAGCAAACACTTCACTTGCCTGGCGGTACTGCTGCTCTGCGAGGACGGTCTTCTTGATGCGGACGCCGGCATCGGAACCTATGTTCCTGAGCTATCGCGCGCTGGCAGTGCGCCAACGCTGCGTCAGCTGATGTCACATCGCGGTGGGCAACGCTGTGCGCTCGATCTGGCCTTGTTGACGCAAGGCTTGGCCATCCCGCCGCGTGGCGCAACGCTTGCTGCACAGATCCGGCAACGCGATGAGAATTTCCGCCCCGGCGAGCGCATGATGTATTCGAACGGCGGCTATCACTTGCTCTCGCTCGCCATTGAACGTGCCAGCGGCATGCCGTTTGACGCGTTCCTGCAAGCGCGGATCTTTACCCCGATGGGTATGCACCAGACCGCTTCCATCGACAGCGATATGACGGTTGTGCCGGGTATCGCCAGTTTTCATCTGCCCGACGGCAACGACGGGTACCTGCGTGGCATCTTTCCCTCAAGAGAGATCCTGGGTGAAGGCAGCATTGTTTCGACGGTCGATGACATGCTGCGATGGACCGCACACATGCATGGCGACAAGACCATCGGCACCGACGCAACGTGGGCGCAGATGCTGGAGATGCCCGTGTTCTCCAGCGGACAGCGCAGCCACTACGCCCTGGGCCTCAAGCAAACCAACTATCGCGGCGTCGAGCTCACCCATCATTCGGGCGGTGTTATCGGGGGCACCAGCCACATGGTGTTCTGCGCCACACACGGGCTGGATGTGGTGCTCCTCAGCAACGGCGCGCTCGATGCCCCAATCGACCTTGCCCATCGCATCGTCGACATCGTGCTCGCCGATGTACTGAGCGGCGACGGGCCACCGATACCGGTGCGTGCGTCGGCGCATGCGGCACGGCTGGGTTGCTATCGCTCGTTGGATAGCGACGCAGTGTATGCGCTGGAGGACCGCGACGGTGCATTGACACTGGGTGGCTGGCTCTGCGCGGGGAAGCCCCTGCCGCTCTATCCGATTGAAGGGAGCCCCACCAACGATGTCGCCATCGAAGCTGGCTCTGACGGCGCCTTCTCCGTGCATTGGGGAACACGCAACGCGCCCGATGACCTCGATCATCTGCGGATCGCCCATTGCGGCCATGCCGAGACATTCCAACGCCTCGCAGAACCACCGCTGATGACCGCTGACCTCGCCGCTGCTGTGTGCGGCATCTATGAGAGCCACGATGCCAACGCGCGCGCAACCATCGAACCCGATCCGGCTGACCGCAATGCGCTGATGCTTCGTATGCAAGGCTCGGCTGGCGGTTGTGATTACCGACTGACACCCATCGCAGAGAACGTCTTTGGCATGGCCCCCATTGCTCCCCTGGGTTTCATTGACGGCATCGTGACGCTATCGCACGGCCCATCCCAGCCGATGACGACGGGCTTCCGCATCGATACCCAACGGAGCCGGCGCATCGCGTTCACGCGGGCAGTTGGCAGTTGGGCCCGATACCCCGACCCCTGCATCTAA
- a CDS encoding FAD-dependent oxidoreductase, with protein MNIVVVGAGISGTVTALTLAREGHHVQLIERADAAATGASFANAGLISPGHSFSWAEPGIIQVALRSLLRSNEGLGICAPWKPALLRWAWLFAREATLERWLDNSRAALALAAYSRDLQFGDPLVLTEAYGGKQAGILYLYGSGAQPGQHDSELLAAAGEPFERVDTTRLLNIEPMLRGASEQFAHAIYCPKDGTGDAARYAHAALAEAERLGAVVRFSETVRTLKTRGDRVVGVETERDCIPADAVVITTGLASRRLLAPLGYDLPIYPVTGYSISYTGVRDASPRVGAVSIPHKIAWASFAPETVRFTGFADIGRPSAQRIAKRLAALEAFAARICTRLNRVQPSRWVGYRPMTPDNLPFLGATRHTNLWLNCGHGAMGWTMACGSARTVADLISQRQPVLDPSPYRWDRYRLLGRRQAHA; from the coding sequence ATGAACATTGTCGTCGTGGGTGCCGGAATCTCAGGCACCGTCACCGCGTTGACCCTCGCACGCGAAGGTCATCACGTGCAACTGATCGAGCGCGCAGATGCCGCGGCGACCGGTGCCAGCTTCGCCAACGCAGGCCTGATCTCACCAGGACACAGCTTCAGTTGGGCGGAGCCTGGAATCATCCAAGTCGCGCTGCGCTCTTTGTTGCGCTCCAACGAAGGCCTGGGCATCTGCGCCCCTTGGAAGCCGGCGCTCCTGCGATGGGCGTGGCTGTTCGCTCGCGAGGCGACGCTGGAGCGGTGGCTGGACAACTCCCGAGCTGCGCTGGCGCTCGCCGCGTACTCGCGCGACCTGCAATTTGGCGATCCGCTGGTACTGACTGAAGCGTATGGCGGCAAGCAGGCCGGCATCCTGTATCTGTACGGGAGCGGGGCGCAACCCGGCCAGCATGATTCAGAACTGCTCGCTGCAGCCGGTGAGCCGTTTGAGCGGGTCGACACTACGCGGTTGTTGAACATTGAGCCCATGCTGCGCGGTGCGTCAGAACAGTTTGCACACGCAATCTACTGCCCGAAGGACGGGACGGGCGATGCAGCACGCTACGCACACGCAGCCTTGGCAGAGGCGGAGCGTCTTGGTGCGGTGGTGCGATTTTCCGAGACGGTACGCACGTTGAAAACGCGCGGTGATCGCGTCGTCGGTGTCGAGACGGAGCGTGATTGCATCCCGGCGGACGCCGTCGTGATCACAACCGGTCTGGCGTCGCGCCGGCTGCTGGCGCCCTTGGGATACGACCTGCCGATCTACCCCGTCACGGGCTACTCAATCTCTTACACAGGTGTTCGCGATGCATCGCCTCGTGTGGGCGCTGTCTCGATCCCTCACAAGATCGCGTGGGCATCGTTTGCACCAGAAACCGTTCGGTTCACGGGATTCGCCGACATCGGCAGGCCCAGTGCACAACGCATCGCCAAACGTCTTGCCGCCCTTGAGGCCTTTGCCGCACGTATCTGCACGCGTCTGAATCGCGTACAACCCAGCCGGTGGGTCGGCTATCGCCCCATGACGCCCGACAACCTGCCGTTTCTCGGCGCCACCCGCCATACCAACCTTTGGCTGAACTGCGGGCACGGCGCGATGGGCTGGACGATGGCGTGCGGCTCCGCGCGCACCGTAGCCGACCTCATCAGCCAACGACAACCTGTGTTGGATCCGTCGCCGTATCGCTGGGATCGCTATCGGCTTCTGGGCCGGCGCCAGGCACACGCTTGA
- a CDS encoding serine hydrolase domain-containing protein, translated as MQHIASSLAAKLDALFAPYQRSDAPGLVVGIAYGDALRYRRGFGMASLEHNVANTPCTRMRIGSVTKHFACLAAMLLVEAGKLDIDAPARRYLSELPARDNDPTLRQLMNHSGGERCFLDLFMLTQGLSMVPIGAPLAMQARQSEGNFPAGERAMYTNGGYQMLSLVIERISGMSFEAFLAEHLFGPMGMINTIAAPHDLQILPGMATLHVRGATGGWERGLLPGWRCLGEGAIVSTVDDMLHWIAHLRGKKGIGCAATWHEMLTPVRFNSGEVGIYSLGLMQTTYRGVPMLHHSGGSIGGACQMLTVPEHGLDIVIMTNADTINPIALSKRVIDIVLEAHLSPVECRPATSVEYPAWLGTYYSHETGAYCEIVDRDGALHLIHHNLVIHPLPLKTVPDRPRTLALDEGPEGALYLKLHSDGSHLDMTQCGQSQTLDRLANTAPHAADAANGLVGRYVSPDADALAVITQAGDALAMHVQGKHGAAHYRLDPKSNDMLAFTPHDPSSMAYGAMRLSRDGSGSTTSFRLDTWRTRNLLFTRVDDDTTP; from the coding sequence ATGCAGCACATTGCCTCTTCACTTGCCGCAAAGCTCGACGCCCTCTTTGCGCCGTATCAGCGTAGTGACGCACCGGGCCTCGTCGTGGGCATTGCCTACGGTGATGCGTTGCGCTATCGCCGTGGCTTTGGCATGGCCAGCTTGGAGCACAACGTCGCCAATACGCCATGCACACGCATGCGCATCGGGTCTGTCACCAAGCATTTCGCTTGCCTGGCCGCCATGCTGCTTGTGGAAGCCGGCAAGCTCGACATTGACGCGCCGGCGCGCCGCTACCTCTCTGAGCTTCCCGCACGGGACAACGATCCCACGCTTCGCCAGCTCATGAATCATTCCGGCGGAGAGCGGTGCTTCCTTGACCTCTTCATGCTCACACAAGGATTGAGCATGGTGCCCATCGGTGCGCCACTGGCCATGCAGGCGCGCCAGTCCGAGGGCAACTTCCCCGCAGGCGAGCGCGCCATGTACACCAACGGCGGCTACCAGATGCTGTCGCTCGTGATTGAACGCATCAGTGGCATGTCGTTCGAGGCGTTCCTGGCAGAACACCTCTTCGGCCCGATGGGCATGATCAACACCATTGCGGCGCCCCACGACCTGCAGATTCTGCCTGGCATGGCGACGCTGCATGTAAGGGGTGCCACCGGCGGCTGGGAACGCGGGCTACTGCCTGGATGGCGTTGCCTGGGTGAGGGCGCCATCGTTTCGACTGTGGATGACATGCTGCACTGGATCGCACACCTGCGCGGCAAGAAAGGCATTGGTTGCGCTGCCACCTGGCATGAAATGCTCACCCCTGTCCGTTTCAATAGCGGGGAGGTCGGCATTTACTCGCTCGGCCTGATGCAGACAACCTATCGCGGCGTCCCGATGCTGCACCACTCCGGTGGCTCGATCGGCGGTGCATGCCAGATGTTGACGGTGCCTGAGCATGGCCTCGACATCGTGATCATGACGAATGCAGACACGATCAATCCGATCGCGTTGTCCAAGCGTGTGATCGACATCGTGCTGGAGGCGCATCTCTCGCCAGTGGAATGCCGCCCGGCAACGTCTGTTGAGTATCCCGCGTGGTTGGGGACGTACTACTCACACGAAACCGGCGCCTATTGCGAGATTGTTGACCGCGATGGCGCGCTGCATCTCATTCACCACAATCTCGTCATTCACCCCTTGCCGCTCAAAACGGTGCCAGACAGGCCGAGAACGTTGGCGCTGGATGAAGGCCCGGAGGGCGCGCTTTACCTGAAACTCCACAGCGACGGATCGCATCTCGACATGACGCAGTGCGGGCAAAGCCAGACGCTGGACCGCCTCGCCAATACGGCGCCCCATGCAGCCGATGCCGCCAACGGATTGGTCGGACGCTACGTCAGCCCGGATGCCGACGCGCTTGCCGTCATCACGCAAGCAGGCGATGCACTGGCGATGCATGTCCAAGGCAAACACGGCGCGGCGCACTACCGTCTCGACCCAAAGTCGAACGACATGCTTGCCTTCACGCCGCACGACCCCAGCAGCATGGCGTATGGAGCCATGCGCCTCTCACGCGACGGCAGTGGCAGCACAACGTCTTTCCGGCTTGACACCTGGCGCACGCGCAACTTGCTGTTCACTCGCGTTGACGACGATACAACCCCATGA